ATATGATAGAGCGAACAGCAGGTTCATTGACTCCTTGTAAAAACTACCTTGGCTTACTTGAGAGTGAGGATGGTGTAAACTTCACCCATGTGAAGGACGAGCCGATCCTGACCCCAGACGAGCTTGGTTTCCCTTATGGAAGCGTACAGGATCCACGTATTGTCAAAATTGAGGATACATTCTACATGAATTACGCTTTGCGTCCTTGCGCCATGAACTATTACCCAACGAACCGCGGTGTTCCTGAAAGATCGATTCCCGAGTATCCGGATGGCTGGGGGAAGCAGGAAGGCCATTGGCTAACCCGTTCTTCTATTGTGCAGTCCAAGAATCTGATTGATTGGGAATTCGTAGCGGATACGACTCCGCTCGAAATCAATGATCGTGACAATATTCTGTTCCCGGAGAAGATCAATGGCAAGTTTGTATTACTTCGCCGACCAGAGGAATACATCGGCGAGGAATACGGTACGGACAAAGCTGCGATGTGGATTACTTATTCCGAGGATTTGATCCATTGGGAGGAGCCTAAGCTGCTCGCCAAGGCAGAGAATCCAGTATGGGAGTCCAGAAAGATTGGGGGTTCTACTCCGCCAATAAAGACAGACAAAGGTTGGCTGGTGCTGTACCATGGGGTTGATGATGAAGTAGTGTATCGGGTTGGAGCGATGCTGCTGGATTTGGAAAATCCAGAAAAGGTTATTGCCAGAACGAGAAACTTCATTATGGAGCCTGAGACTTACTATGAAAAATTCGGCTTCCAAATACCGAATGTAGTATTCCCTACAGGTAATGTGGTAAAAGATGATCTGCTATATATATATTATGGCGTTACGGATACGGCAATAGCCTTAGCCACAGTTCCGTTGGATGAATTGGTCGATCACATTCTGAACGAGTCTGCTTCATGTTAACGAATAAGCCTTCCCGGTACGGGAAGGCTTATTGTTTATGCAGTGCGCCCGGCAGGGTGTCCGTCGTGAGCAGTATGAGCGTCTAGGAAACTTGCACTTAAGCAATTGAACCACCGTATACCAAACGGTACGTACGGTGGTGTGAGAGGTCGGCTACTCAACTAATGGGTAGCCTCCGACTCGATTTTTCTTGATTTTCGTGTTGCTTGCGGTATTGCCCTGGCGTGACTCCAGTTTCTTTTTTGAACTTACGGATAAAGTTTGGAGCGTCCAGATATCCAACCTGCTCGATGATCTCTTTCAATGGGGCATTCGTAGTTATAAGCAGTCTTTTCACTTCTTCCATTCTTCTCTCCCAAATATATTGCGTGAAATTAATCCCGGTTCTGTCTTTAAACGTACGGCTTAAATAAGAGATAGATACCGAGTATTTCAGTGCGACATGCTCCAGACTGAGCGTATAGTCCGCGTACCTCTGATCCACATAAGAGACAATATCCTCGAAGAGCGATGGCTGATCCGTCTCCGTATTCCGTTCAACCTGGTCACAAATGCGTCTAGTTAAATCAGTTAATCCGACTTCAAGTTCTTCCAGCGTTTCATAGACGGTATAATTGTTGAGACTCTTGAACACTTCGGTTACACCGAGCTCATAGGATGTCCGCAGCATGGAGTTCAAGAGATCAGAGCAGATACAGCGCAGCAGGGCGGGAGACAACGCTTCCTCTTTGATCTGTCTGATGATATCGCCGATAACCTGATTGGCCACGGACTCATTTCCCTGCTTCAAGCTCT
The window above is part of the Paenibacillus lutimineralis genome. Proteins encoded here:
- a CDS encoding glycosidase; this encodes MKITRHPNNPIVVPGGYEWRKVTVFNPAVIIDNGKFYMIERTAGSLTPCKNYLGLLESEDGVNFTHVKDEPILTPDELGFPYGSVQDPRIVKIEDTFYMNYALRPCAMNYYPTNRGVPERSIPEYPDGWGKQEGHWLTRSSIVQSKNLIDWEFVADTTPLEINDRDNILFPEKINGKFVLLRRPEEYIGEEYGTDKAAMWITYSEDLIHWEEPKLLAKAENPVWESRKIGGSTPPIKTDKGWLVLYHGVDDEVVYRVGAMLLDLENPEKVIARTRNFIMEPETYYEKFGFQIPNVVFPTGNVVKDDLLYIYYGVTDTAIALATVPLDELVDHILNESASC